The bacterium DNA window TGCAGCGGCGCCGCGTAGACCGACACCGGAACGACTAGGAGCCCACGCCGGGCAGGCCCGGCAGCTGCAGGCCGCCGGTGATGGCCTTCATCCGCTCCGCGGCCAGCTCCCGCGCCTTTCGAAGCGCCTCGCCGACCGCGGCGAGCACCAGATCCTCCAGCAGCGAGACGTCGCCCGGATCGACGGCGGCCGGATCGATCTTAACCTCGAGCAGATCGCCGTGGCCGTTCGCGACGGCCCGCACCACGCCGCCGCCCGCGGTCGCCTCGACCCGCTCCTGGGCCAGGGCCTCCTGGACGCGGGCCATGTCCTCCTGCATTTTCTGCACTTGCTTCATCATCTTCTGCATGTTGAACACGGGCGTCACTCCAGACGGCGGACTTCTTGGACCGGGTTGCCGAAGCGCCGGACCGCTTCGTCGACGAGCGCCCCCTCCCCCGGGGCGGACGTCTCCGCGGCGAGCGCGACCGTTTCCGCCGTCTCGTCGAGCATGAACCGCGGGCGAACCGCCGCCCCGAGCACGCGCGTGAGCGCGTCGGCGACGACGACGCGATTCTTGGGCTCTTCGAGCCGCTCCAGGTGGAACGGATGGCGGACGCCGAGCACGACCTCGTCGCCGGCGACCCCGCGCGGCGCGCTCTCGAGCAGGTAGGCGTGCACCGCGCGCGTGCGCTGCTTGACGTCGTCCATCACGGCCGGCCACCGCGCGCGCAGGCCGTCGATCGTCAGCGGCGCGCCGGGCGGCACAGACGAACCGACCGCGGGCGCCGGCGCGGACACGGCGGCCGGCGCCGGCGAGGATGCCGCGGCCCCGGGGGAGGCGGGCGAGGCCGGCGCCGCGGATCGCGGCGGGGCCTTTCGGCCCGGCTTGGCCGCGGGTTTCTCCGCGGGCCGGTCCGGCGCCGGCGGCGGCGTGCCGGCCGCGTGCGGCGGGGTCACACCCGCGCCCTGCTCCAGCGCGGCAACGCGCGCGGCGAGCGTTTCCAACGACGGGTCGAGTTCGGGCCGCGCCGCCCGCAGCAGCGCCATCTCGAGGACGACGCGGGGCTGCGTCGCGGCCCGGGCTTCCGCTTCCGCCGCGGCAAAGACGCGGATGTACTGGGCGATGGCGCCGGGCGCGAGGCGCGCCGCCTGCGCGCGAAGCGCCTCGAGCCGCTGCTCGGTCGTCTCGACGAGATCCTCGGCATGCCGCATCACCGCGACCACGAGCAGGTCCCGAAACTGGTCGACGAGGGTCCGGAGGACTTGCCGGACGTCCCGCCCCTCGTCGATGAGCCGGCCGGCGAGGACGAGGCACGCACCGGCATCCCCGTCGATGATCGCCTGCGCCAGGTTGTGCGCGACCTCCTCGTCGACGACGCCGAGCACCGCGAGCACGTCCGGCTTGGTGATCTTGCCCCGGCAGAACGCGTTGAGCTGGTCGAGCAGCCCCTCCGCATCGCGCAGCGCGCCGTCGGCGGCGCGCGCGATGAGATGGAGCGCGTCGTCGTCGACCTCGAGCGACTCGGCCGCGGCGATCGTGCGCAGCCGCTCGACGATCGCGGCCTGCGGGATGCGCTTGAAGTCGAAGCGCTGGGTCCGCGAGGTGATCGTCGTCGGCAGCCGGTGCGGCTCGGTCGTCACGAGCACCAGCACCGCGTGCGGCGGCGGCTCCTCGAGCGTCTTCAGCAGCGCGTTGGCCGCCTCGGTCGTGAGCATGTGCGCTTCGTCGATGATGTAGACCTTGTAGCGGCCCGCGACCGGGACGAGGCGCACCTTCTCGCGCAGGTCGCGGATCTCGTCGATGCCCCGGTTGCTCGCGGCGTCGATCTCGATGACGTCGAGCGAGGAGCCGTTGCCGATCGCGACGCAGGACGGACAGACGTTGTCCGGCGTCGGCGTCGGGCCGCGCACGCAGTTGAGGCACTTGGCGAGAATGCGCGCGGTCGTCGTCTTGCCGCTGCCGCGATGGCCGCAGAACAGATACGCGTGCACGATCCGGCCGGCGGCGATGGCGTTCTGCAGCGTGCGGGTCACGCGCTCCTGGCCGACGACGTCCTCGAACGTCTGCGGGCGCCACTTGCGGTAGAAGGACACGTGGGACAAGCGAACGTCACCTCGCGCAGGTCTCGCCCCGTATTCGCCGAACGTTTCCCGCACTCCTGGAGGTGGCCCATCGCACCGCGATTTCTCGCGCTGGTCTCGCTCGCCGCCGCCCTGCTGGTCTTCGCCGATGCCCGCCGCAAGATGCGCCGCCTGCCCGCGGCGCTGTGGGCGATCGCGGCCGTGGCGATGGTCGGCGCGGCGGTGCCACTCTACCTCATCGTCCGGCCGTCGGGACGCGCCACCTGGGGCCTCGTGGAGGTCGCCGGGGTGACGCTCTTTTTCGCGGGGACGCTGCCGCTCGCGGGCCTGCTGCTGCCCCGCGCCGCCGGCGGGCTCCCGCCGTTCTGGCTCGTCATCGTGCTCGCCGTCGCGCAGAACGCGTTCTTCGTCGCGGCGGGCGTGTACCTCGCCGTCGTGAAGTACCGGCAGCCCCTCGCCGCGCTCGGCCTGCGGGCCGGCGACGCGCGGCGCCGCGTGCTCCAGGGCCTCGGTGCGTCGGTCGCGGCCGTGGTCGGCAACGGCCTCGGGCAAAACCTGACGGTGTTCGTGCTGGCGCTCGGCATGGGCCAGGCCGCGGCAACGAAATACGTGAGCAGCGAACAGCAGCACAGCCCGATCTATCGAATGATGCCGCAGCTGCACGCCGGCGTCGAGATCACGCTGCTCGCGCTCATCGTCGGCGTCGTCGTGCCGGTCGGCGAGGAGATCTTCTTCCGCGGCCTCGTGCTCGGCGCCCTGCGGCGCGCGCTCCACAGGCACACCGCGGTGGTGGTGAGCGCCCTGTTCTTCGCCGCGGCGCACCTGCAGGCCGTGGAGTTGCTGCCGATCCTGATCCTCGGCCTCGTCCTCGGGTATCTGTACGAGATCACCGGCTCGCTGGTCCCCGGCATGATCGCGCACGGCCTGAACAATCTCGCCGCGCTCTTCCTGTTCTACCAGGGCCCGTCGATCGGCGGCTGATTCAGGGCCGGCGCGCGACGCCGCAATAGTCCGCGACGAAGACGGCGACCCACGTCATCGCCCGGCGCAGGTCGTCGACCGGCAGCATCTCTTCGGGGCTGTGACAGCGGTGAATCTCGCCCGGTCCGAAGTTGATCGTCGGGATCCCGCCCGTATTGACGAGGTAGCGGGCGTCCGTGATCGCCGAGAATCCCTGGACCGCCGGGGTTTCGCCGAGCGCGCGGCCCGCGGCGGCGAAGGCCGTCACCGCCGGATGGTCCGGATCCGTGACCGCCGGATCCATCGGACGGTCCAGCCACCGCAGCCGCGGCGGATGGTCGACCGTCCACGGATCGGCCGCGGTCACGCGGGCGATCGCGTCCTCGATCGTGCGCCGCATGTCGGGGACGCGCTCGCCGCCGATCATGCCGGCGTTGTAGTGGAGTTCGCACGCCTCGGGGACGGCCGGGCCGGCCGGGCCCGAGTTCAGCGCCAGCAGATTCCACACGTGGCCGGCGGGAAGCGGCCGCCACAACGGATGCATCGCCGTGCGATCCAGTTCCGCGCGGAGCGCCTCGAGCGCCTCCACGTAGCGCCACGCCTGCCGGACGGCGTTGACGCCGCGCCAGCCCTCGCCCGGGTGGGCCCGGCGTCCGGCGATGCGCATCACGAGGGTCGCCGAGCCGCGGGAGCCGGGACAAACGGCGAGCCCGGTCGGCTCGCCTACCACCGCCGCGCCCGCCGTGTATCCGCGGCGGATACAGTCGAGCGTCCCGGCGCCGCCGGCTTCCTCGTCCACGACGGATTGGAACGCGACCGGCCTCCGCGGGATGAGGCCCGCCGTGCGGAGGATCGTCAGCGCGCCGAGAAACGTGAAAAGCGCGCCCTTCGCGTCGGCCGCGCCGAGCCCGATCAGGTGTCCGCCGGTGATCGCGGCCGCAAACGGCGGCGACGGCCACGCCGCCGGATCACCCGCGCCCACGGTGTCCGCGTGGCTGTTCAGGATGAGGTGGGCGGAGCGGCCCACGGGCCGGTCCGCCGAGGGCGCCCAGGCGACGACGTTCGGCCGGCCGTGGAATCCCTGCGCCGGCAGCACAGGCCGGATGAACGGATACTGCTCGGCCAGCGCCTGCGCGTCGGGCTCCCAGGTCTCCACGCGGCAGCCGAGCCGTTCGAGCTCGCCGGCGAACATCGTCTGAAACGGCCCCTCGCCGTGCGCTCCCCCGTGCGCGGGGTTCACGCTGTCGATCCG harbors:
- a CDS encoding YbaB/EbfC family nucleoid-associated protein is translated as MQKMMKQVQKMQEDMARVQEALAQERVEATAGGGVVRAVANGHGDLLEVKIDPAAVDPGDVSLLEDLVLAAVGEALRKARELAAERMKAITGGLQLPGLPGVGS
- the dnaX gene encoding DNA polymerase III subunit gamma/tau, which gives rise to MSFYRKWRPQTFEDVVGQERVTRTLQNAIAAGRIVHAYLFCGHRGSGKTTTARILAKCLNCVRGPTPTPDNVCPSCVAIGNGSSLDVIEIDAASNRGIDEIRDLREKVRLVPVAGRYKVYIIDEAHMLTTEAANALLKTLEEPPPHAVLVLVTTEPHRLPTTITSRTQRFDFKRIPQAAIVERLRTIAAAESLEVDDDALHLIARAADGALRDAEGLLDQLNAFCRGKITKPDVLAVLGVVDEEVAHNLAQAIIDGDAGACLVLAGRLIDEGRDVRQVLRTLVDQFRDLLVVAVMRHAEDLVETTEQRLEALRAQAARLAPGAIAQYIRVFAAAEAEARAATQPRVVLEMALLRAARPELDPSLETLAARVAALEQGAGVTPPHAAGTPPPAPDRPAEKPAAKPGRKAPPRSAAPASPASPGAAASSPAPAAVSAPAPAVGSSVPPGAPLTIDGLRARWPAVMDDVKQRTRAVHAYLLESAPRGVAGDEVVLGVRHPFHLERLEEPKNRVVVADALTRVLGAAVRPRFMLDETAETVALAAETSAPGEGALVDEAVRRFGNPVQEVRRLE
- a CDS encoding type II CAAX endopeptidase family protein, which encodes MGQANVTSRRSRPVFAERFPHSWRWPIAPRFLALVSLAAALLVFADARRKMRRLPAALWAIAAVAMVGAAVPLYLIVRPSGRATWGLVEVAGVTLFFAGTLPLAGLLLPRAAGGLPPFWLVIVLAVAQNAFFVAAGVYLAVVKYRQPLAALGLRAGDARRRVLQGLGASVAAVVGNGLGQNLTVFVLALGMGQAAATKYVSSEQQHSPIYRMMPQLHAGVEITLLALIVGVVVPVGEEIFFRGLVLGALRRALHRHTAVVVSALFFAAAHLQAVELLPILILGLVLGYLYEITGSLVPGMIAHGLNNLAALFLFYQGPSIGG
- a CDS encoding M20/M25/M40 family metallo-hydrolase, giving the protein MDADLTATIRRAGEEIAPDVAARLQAGVRIDSVNPAHGGAHGEGPFQTMFAGELERLGCRVETWEPDAQALAEQYPFIRPVLPAQGFHGRPNVVAWAPSADRPVGRSAHLILNSHADTVGAGDPAAWPSPPFAAAITGGHLIGLGAADAKGALFTFLGALTILRTAGLIPRRPVAFQSVVDEEAGGAGTLDCIRRGYTAGAAVVGEPTGLAVCPGSRGSATLVMRIAGRRAHPGEGWRGVNAVRQAWRYVEALEALRAELDRTAMHPLWRPLPAGHVWNLLALNSGPAGPAVPEACELHYNAGMIGGERVPDMRRTIEDAIARVTAADPWTVDHPPRLRWLDRPMDPAVTDPDHPAVTAFAAAGRALGETPAVQGFSAITDARYLVNTGGIPTINFGPGEIHRCHSPEEMLPVDDLRRAMTWVAVFVADYCGVARRP